tgaaaactgaaaagaatAACAATGGAGGGATGAAGAGTCTTCAGTCAAACTAGTCTTTCTGTGATGCTGGACACTGTGATGCTTCGAGCTAAATGCTAACTGAAGCGTGCTCACACTGTACGGCAGCAGAGATCACGCTGTGAATGTGATGTTgatgcttgttttatttgttgaatgctgaaaacttgtttttttctgtttcctctgttgttgtttttttcacagctgCTTATTCTCTGGTCCAAAACTCCCACCAGTCAAACCCCCAGTCCCCCACTAAGCCCAGCCAGCCTCAGTCCCAGCCCCCCCACATCAAAATCCCCACCTACCCTCAACCCACCAACCTCAAAGCCCATCCCTCTTCCTCGTCTGgtgcatcctcctcctcctcgtcctccacctcctccatccctctctcccaACTCCTGCTTCACGGAACCCGGACCCTCACCACAGGAACCACAGCTcccacagcagcacacactCTGGTCCTGACATCCAACACAGCATCTCAGCCCCACGGGTACCCGGTTGGCACGGCAACCATCAAACCAGCGGTCAACGCTCAGACTCTGGTGGTGCAGCCTCTGCAGAAGACCTCTCTAGGTGGAGAGAAATCAGGCCACGGCAACGGACCCATCCCCATCCAACCTAAAACTCTGCAGGGGCTCCGCCTGCCCCTCCAGCTGCCTTCTAGGAACCCTCCTCCCATCCTACCTGCTCCCCCACCTGCCACCAGCTCTAACCAGCCTCCCCAGCCGCCACACATCCCAGTACAGATCGTGGGAGCCCGGCAGAGCACGCTGGGAAACGCCCAGGCTCTGGCTCTGGCCAGGGGCAGCTGCAGCCAGGACGGAGCGGCCGTCCTCAGCAGTTCGTCCAGCTTGCTCACCATGGTGGCATCCATCGCTTCCAGAGAGGGCGGAGTCGTGGGCAGAGGGGTGGGGCTAAAGACGCTTCAGTCCCCCCAAGAGGCTCCTCCGTTGGCTCAAGTGTCTCAGGTGCATCCACAGGCCAATCAAAGCTCGGCGCAGAGTCAGAACGGACCTCTGGCTTCCAGCCCTGCCTCCTCTCAGTCCACCACCATTTTGTCTCCTCCGTCCTCGCTGTCTCgctcctccctccccctccccctgacgactgaggagcagagaggagcgtCAGCTGCTGTGACCGCCAATGGAGACTCGGCTGGAAGTCAAACACCACAGGTCAGTGGCTCATTGTGAAACAACCAAAGTTTCCACATCTGCTTCATGTCCCTAAATCTCTGctccttttctgtgtgtgtgtgtgtggggggggggctctTAAAGGTCTCTGACAGTCTACACAGCAAATGTGACAACTTGATTTTGTAAAATTTGAAACTTTGGCAGATGTGTCCACATTGTCCACGTTATGTCCACATGTGAGGAAGCAGTTGACATCATACACAGCCTTGCAGCGGTTTCCATGCACAGTGGTAATGAACTGCAGCGGGGCTTCTGCAGaggcagtgaagaagaaaaagatttaaaataaaaaaattaacagCAAGAAGCATAACTTTATGTTAGCTAAAAGAATGAATAGCATTAACGTATTATATCTAATACGTATATATTTTAAGGGAAAGCAGATGACTGGTTCTCTGAAGAGGAAATCAGACTCTAATTCAGCCAGTGATGAAGTTGGACCCTCTCCCCCACGGATCCAGTCGGTCAGAGAACACACCTCTGCAGTTCCAGCTAACCCCACTGAAGCAGGTAACAGCAACACAGGTATATGTGCACACCTCCATACTTGATAATTTTACCTCTTTAGACTTCAGTCAAACCAGTTTACACTACAATCCGCCGCCACCTTTTTAATCTGTGCCCTCAATCAGTCACTTTAAATTTCAGAATGCTTGGTTCTATATTACTCTCCACTATTTACTGGCTGCACATGTGATGTAAACTTTCCACTTCCTATACTTCACTCCCTTCGTCATTGCTCAgtctatatttttttaaaatacatttgcagtTTCACGTCATATTTGTCAAAGTAAGTGGATTTTAACTTGAATTTTAACCAAAGTCTTCATTTTGTCTCACTCGGCACACGCAGCTAATAAAACAGATTCTCATTCTAACAACGTGAGACTGGTTTAACACAATTTAACACCTCCAGgttctgctcctcctcctgctcctcctcctcctccagcatcctcctctccctctccagtGCTGTCGGTGTCCCGTGGGGGCTGCGGTCAGGCAGAGAGGGCTCCTCCTCCTCAAGCCGTGGTTAAACCAAACGTCCTTACACACCTCATTGAGGGCTTTGTCATCCAGGAAGGAGCAGAGCCTTTCCCTGTGAGTACACAGGAGTTTCTAATAGTTTCTAATCTCCTCTGGCAGTGTAATACAACTGTTTTCCTTTAGTCATAGTGTCGTCTAGAGACAGGCGCCAACTTCACCTTTGCTAATAGTTCTGTTATTGCACCAGCAGCAAACATCACACTATAGCCCTCTTATTGTGCTGTCACACACAGTAGCAGCGAATCCTTTTCTAAAACCTTTATggactttgttttgtgtgaatgtgacaaatTATTTGGCTTCTTCTCGGTGTAGGCTCCTATTTTTAGGTTGCGGTCTGTCTGTAGCCTAGTTACAAGTCTGACACAGTGAGACATCATCTATATGTTGCTATTCAAAGCTGTGGTGCTGCAGAGATTGTTGTATCTGATGAAAAAACATTCTAAAAGATTACTACTACCATATAGATCTATATTAGTTCTTAATTTGCGTTCACAGTGGTCTAAACAAAGGTCTTCATTTGAGATCTGATCTGTTTAAACCTGCATAAATCTTTCAGACAATATACACTTTGGTGTCTTTGGTGTATAGTCACTGAGCTTTTTTTCTTGATTGACAGGTGTGTGGTCCAGTAAAAGACTCGGCTGGTGAGGATTTAACTAATGACAGTCCTGACACCAACCAGTCAGAGACTGTTACAACAGCAACAGGTAACAGCCAGACTGCTGTGAGAGTACTGCTCCCGTCCAGTGTTTGTGGCTTGAAAATTACTGTTTTTTGCTTCGATTTTGGTTTTTGCATGACAATAAAGATCAGAACTGAACTAAAGTAGACATTCAAGTTGGAAAAACAGTGTTAGATTTTATCCCTCAGTTGCTTTTTTTAGGATTTGAGCTGTAAGCACTAAAAACACAGCACGTTAAAATATTAGGAGTCcccaaaatacatttaaattcacTTGTTAGCATCATATGGTTAAAGATTTTAACAGCAGTATTTTACTTAGCGTAAGTTTTAATTAACTATTAAGTTTTAATTTGCACTTTCCAGATAACAGTCCCAATTAACTAGTTAACCTTGACAACTTGACAAGGAAACTTGGAAACTATTGGCAGGAGTTAAAATTTTGCAGCTAAATGACCCTCGTTTGTTTGTCCGAGTTGAGCCACAGAAACGCTCTGGGGTTTAAATTACAACCTTCAAACTGGGAATTTCCCAACTCTGACTGTAACTGAGTGGTTGTTTCTCAGCGACGCAGACGAAAGCTGAGTTTACTTGTGTAACATATTTTATCGTggtcaaactgtaaaaatgtcccATTTACCATCTGCTCTGTTCTCATTTCAGTGCTGAAATGCGAGTACTGTAAAAACTTTGCTCCAGCCAGCCAGTTCAGAGGCACCAAACGATTCTGCTCCATGTCTTGTGCCAAGAGGTACTACAACACGCATGAGATATAGTGTTCACAGTGGAAGCCATGTGAGAAATCACTGTTCTGTCACACTGTGAAGTGAGATACACCTTCTCTACttatgaaagagaaaataaaatgaaatatttatttagctaTTTGGttctatttttaatcattttacttCCAGTTTCCAGAGGTTTAGTTCAAGGGCTTGTGCCATAAAGTGAGATTAGTGGGTTATCCAGCTAACTTGAGGTTTATCCCAGGTTTTCTGGTATCCCGAAGCTGCCTCAGGGAGTGATACATATTGTTGTAGTTGACTcaaatcattttacttttttggcttttcatttgtctccgtagtttgaattttaatttttaaattttcacTGCAACTAGACTAACAAGACTCTGTGATGATAGTTTGTCCTTTATTAAAAAGATAATCCACATACTGTTATATATTTTCTATGATTGTCAATGGAAAATACTGTTTTAATTCTAGTCGTTTTTTATTCTACAGCAGATTAACAATAAACAGTTCCTAGTAAGTCTTGctgtttaatcttttttaaGTGCTTCATTCATGTCTCTGGTGATGTTTCCAATTGACAAATCCACCTTTTCCTCATGAACACTTAATAGTGGTGCAAGCCCTTAGGTTTCAGGATTCATCTGAAAACCTTGTCTGTGTAATCTTAGACTGTGAAACCCTCTTTGTGTAACTGAACCCCTCAGATTTCCAACTTCCCAAAACAAACACGTCAGACGAAGTGTGACAGTTATGTGTGAATTCCCAGGTGGCTACAGCTGAATTATGTCACAGCGtgtatgttttctctttgtcatgttttatttttgtgtttgaattctGTGAAAGTGCCACCTCatccacagaaaaacaacatgtacacttctgtgtgttttcatgttaaaTCTGTGTCCAGGTACTTTTgttggttcattttaaaatgtactttttatcTATTATGTTCTGTTTGACTATATAAACAATGCTTTCTTATGCATTGTTTGAAACTATATGCTAACAGCatatgattttacattttatgctTCTGCTTCTGCATTTGTCCCTTTGCCCTCTACATGTGTATAGATTCTATACAGTGGATGGTGCAAAGagattgtactgtactgtatgtgttgctcGTCTTGGCTTCAGTACCGTATATGTCACTCTTTGTCTACGATACAGTATGTATTGGTTCCCCAGGTACAACGTCAGCTTCAGGCAACACTTCTGCATGCGACAGGGTCAAGGACAAGGCCAGGATCACACTCGGGATCGGGATCGAGGCCAAGGTCACCTCTCCAACTCAGACGAGGACGGAGGCATCACCAGGCGGAGGGTTCCCCGCAGGACCAGCTCAGAAATAGCCAGTGCCAAGATAGCAGGGAGACCGATACCTGTCAAGGTGAGCCAGGGCTTATGTggatcaaataaaacaatagaaaactATTTAATCCTCTGGAGGTTTTTAATGTTGGAGAAACAATTACGTTGGCCGATGTTAGCAAGTCAGAAATGCAGAACAAGTGGTTTGGAAACGGTATCGTACAGAGCATAGTTTGACCAGAGTGCTCTGAAAGGAAGTACTAGTCAAAAAGTTTGTATTGTCGTTctctaataataaaatagttcCTAATAAAATTGGG
Above is a genomic segment from Anabas testudineus chromosome 11, fAnaTes1.2, whole genome shotgun sequence containing:
- the LOC113154016 gene encoding polyhomeotic-like protein 1; its protein translation is METDGDQNQQGASANGSAASGASSRPSPMNSMSLYERQAVQALQALQRQPNAAQYFQQLMLQQQINNAQLQNLAAVQQATLAASRQSSSSSSSSSQTTSTTAASVTSGAGSTTSSRPMGASATSTISQSVVLSGTAGGQGQMYLRVNRSLRAPISPQLIFMPGNTATAAMATVAQQPQAQQQQQEVTPSSSASSQSDNDQVQNLAVRGVSSPKAVGVKTEAPERSDSAAYSLVQNSHQSNPQSPTKPSQPQSQPPHIKIPTYPQPTNLKAHPSSSSGASSSSSSSTSSIPLSQLLLHGTRTLTTGTTAPTAAHTLVLTSNTASQPHGYPVGTATIKPAVNAQTLVVQPLQKTSLGGEKSGHGNGPIPIQPKTLQGLRLPLQLPSRNPPPILPAPPPATSSNQPPQPPHIPVQIVGARQSTLGNAQALALARGSCSQDGAAVLSSSSSLLTMVASIASREGGVVGRGVGLKTLQSPQEAPPLAQVSQVHPQANQSSAQSQNGPLASSPASSQSTTILSPPSSLSRSSLPLPLTTEEQRGASAAVTANGDSAGSQTPQGKQMTGSLKRKSDSNSASDEVGPSPPRIQSVREHTSAVPANPTEAGSAPPPAPPPPPASSSPSPVLSVSRGGCGQAERAPPPQAVVKPNVLTHLIEGFVIQEGAEPFPVCGPVKDSAGEDLTNDSPDTNQSETVTTATVLKCEYCKNFAPASQFRGTKRFCSMSCAKRYNVSFRQHFCMRQGQGQGQDHTRDRDRGQGHLSNSDEDGGITRRRVPRRTSSEIASAKIAGRPIPVKCHSESSHSDEESSGEEDEDDPMSLSPASSASCHQPPPPLPAESSAPSCLPASPSQWSVEDVSQFISSLQGCEELASQFLSQEIDGQALLLLKEEHLMSTMNIKLGPALKICAHINNLRD